From the Manis pentadactyla isolate mManPen7 chromosome 15, mManPen7.hap1, whole genome shotgun sequence genome, the window ttAGGAATTGCCTATGGACCTTGGCAAATAGTTTTCCTGATTGATTCTAGTGGGTTCTCTGAAGACATGCTTGCCAAAGGGCTTAGGAGGTATTCTAGCAAAGCAGCAAGGTGTTAAGGTCCTGGTCCTAGGGGTAGACAACCTTGACAGTGGATGAAGGTGTAGAATTTCCCAGTTCAGAATTGGTTATGCATTCGTTTTCCTGTGTATGGTGGGTTTACACTGGGCTTTGGAGAGATAGGAAAAGTTATGGCACATTCAAGTTAGACTCTAGTAGGACAGGACTGGGCTGGGAAGGAGTGAATGTGCTCTAAGTAGGTAAGTTTAAAACAAGTCTAGGTCAGGAAAGGGGGACGGGTAGGAAGTCTGGCATCTCTCTCCCAAGGTCTGCTTTGCCAAATTTCAATGACAAGGAAGTCTGGGTTTCTTAGGACTCCTGGAGGTACCTTTCATCAGCCGACACTGAAGGGAGAGGCTGTGACTAGGTGGCCTGCAGGTGTCCCCTAAAGGAGTAAAGGGGGCCAGGGAAGAGGCTTTGCCTAGGAATAGAGGGATCTCCTAGGGCTGGGGATGAGAAGCTTGGAATGAGTCAGCAGTATAGCGAGGAGGATAGGTTGCACTACTTCTTTTTACTTCTGAATAAACCGTTTCTTTGGCTTTTGGGGATAGGGTGGCTGAAGTTTCTTTCCTTGCTTCTTGGGCTCTGAAGTTCAGGGAAGAATATGCAATTTCATCAACCTGAAAGTCATGAGCAGCGGTTAGTTAAATCAGTGTCATAGGTCAGGCATTCACCCTTGTCCAGTGTGATTCAGCACATGCTGTCACCACTTTGAAACTTTTAGCTTTGGAGAAGGACTTTTATTACCCATTAGCTCTTCTTGCTAACATCCTGCTGAATGATCATTAGAAGAGATAGATTATGgtattcatacagtggaatatgaTGATACAGCAAGGAGAACGAACAAACTACAACACATTCAAcagtatggatgaatctcacaaaacAATTTTGATTGAAAGAAGCTAGATACATATAAGTATTTTTGTATATGTAAGAGCATAAACTGGCACGACTAAGCTAGAGCATTAGAAATCAGGATTGTGttactctttggaaggaagtaaCGAGCATTTTTGGGGGGGTAGGGATGatgtgtgtttttttcttgatttgggtGCTGCTTACAAGGATATGTTCAACTTGTGAAAATGTATACATTGTTAAAATGTGATTTAAGCACTCCAGTATATATGTGTACTCTATAGAAAAATTAAGGTGAGAAGAATTCTGTAAAATTATTGTAAGGTAAAGGCACAAAGGCTTCAGATCCATTAGAATGGAAATTATCCTTTGACAGTAAGAGGGTCAGATTGAACATAGAGGAGGGGATGATCTAGTCCCTTGTGCTGTGTGCTATACatttgttatctcatttaattccccaACTGCTCTTTGAAGCAGGCAgcattgccattttacagatgacaaagctGAGGCTTAAACAAGTTAAGTTACTTGCCCCAGGTCAGAGAGCTACTACGAGTCATAGCCAGGATTCAAACAGAGGATGGGGATAATTCCAAAGTCCACATTCTTGCAATGAGGTGGGCTCATGGGAGTAGCTAACCAATGCTTCTTTGTTGTTGCATTGAGGAACTTTGACCCAAACTTGATCTCACATTTGTGTCTGTAAGAATAACCCATTCTAGTATTaagattggtacacatggtgtgtggaggggtcacagagaagacagtgtagcacagagaagacaagtagtgactctgcagcatcttactacactgatgggcagtgacttcaatggggtatgagggggacttgataatatgggtgaatgtagtaaccacaatgtttttcatgtgaaaccttcataagagtgtttatcaatgataccttaataataataataataaagaataacCCATTCTACATAGAGATATCTCCATGAGAAAATGAGCCAGTAAAACTGGCTCGACTTACCTTATTATGCAAGTTGTCAGAGTGGCCCTGACCTGGGGAAGCAAAAGGAGAGTTACTAATCCATGACAATTAATAGCTGACTTATAGCCTTAGTATGGTGGTGTTCCTAAACTGTGATTTCTAGCTGAAGGAGGTGGCAGGTGGTGGgagggttgggggtggaggggtggcctATGATTAGTTAAGGAATTTCTTCCTTCAGAGTCTGTGGTCCAGCCCCAGGGCATTAGTACCAGAGGATGGGCAGGAGTACAGCCTCAGTCCACTTCTGAAAATTTCATCCAGGTCCCAAGGCCTTGATTTTTGCCCAGAAGTGTTTCTCAGGAGCAGGCTCCAGTGGCAAGGAGGGGCATTGAGGCCCACAGCACCCAGAGCACCACAAGATAGGGAAAGTCTCACCAAAGGAGAATGCCCACGTCCATAACAGAGGCAGGAGGGGGAAGGAGTAAGGACGAGGAAATGGCTCCTGGGAACATGTCCTGCCTGGCCTAGGTGGAGTGAACTTCTCTCTTGGGGCTGTGTCTCGGAAATCTCTATGGTTAGGAAGAGTGTGAAGACCTATGCCAACTTAAGGTTGGGAAATAGAGGTCCCCTCTAAAAATTCAGAAGGTAGGGAGCAGTTTGGGAATCCAGGATTCCCTGCTAGGGCAGGGCACGTAGTAGAGCACACCAGGTCTCGCTGGGTGAGTAGCTTTACTTACTGTGGTTGGAGGCTGAGggtttgtgttctgtgagatcACGCTGGTCACTTGTCCTAAATAAATATCAGACACTGTGACTGCTGTTCCCAAGCATAGGATCTTTGCTCCTTGAGTTAGGAAGGACACTTACAGCAGGTAATTCCTTGGGGCTCTTCACTGTTCATTTATGCCATGGTTGGTACAGCCTTTCCTCTTAGGGCCTCCTCTTCAATCTACCCACGATCCCTTCTAGTGTTCACCACTTTCCTGTTTGCTGAATGTTCACATTTCCGTCCGTTCTTTATCAATTACTGAGCCTACATCCACCCTGACATCTTTCTCCTTTTGTAAGTAGATGCTGGTTTTTTCCCTTACTTTATTTATTGCCCAAGAAGCCTTTGgtttgttctgctttttcttaGGTTCTATTCCTGTCCTATCCCTCCCTCCTGTTGCTGTGGTTGATAGAGCACACAGCTTGCTTTCTCCTGCTCCTcctttcatttcctcatttgttttccttcttggacCTTGGCTTCCCTGACTAGGAGTCAGAGGAACATAACTGGATCTGCCCTCTCTAATCAGATGGGGAAGGGAATCACCATGTCCAAGACAGAGTGGGATACAGGAAGCATGAAGAAGAGACCCACAGGATTTAGTGCCAAGAAGCAGGGGTTTAAGGAGGAGGAGCAGAtccaggcccagagacagagataaagtctccttccctctcctaagCATGGTAGTTAGCCTTGGAGAAAGTGGAACAAGAGGAAAGGCATCATACCCTCCAGTCTTTCTGATATACAGAAAGTACACCAGGGCTGCTATCAGAGCTACCCCAGCCAGGACTCCAATCACGATGCCGGCAATAGCCCCAGCAGAGAGGCCAGAACTTTGTTGTGTTGCATCAtctgtaatgaaaaaaaaaagagaagaatgaatgaaGGTGACATTATTTTACAGTTGGGGTGCCCTGGGAAACAACTCTCCACTTGTTCCCTCAAAAAACAAATTTTCTCTGAGAAGGTCTGCTGGGAAGTGATTAGCTAACTGTATCCTTACAACCGTTTCCTCTCAGTGTATTTCTAGATTGGTGATCAgacttttctgtttcattctggcCTTCCTGCATTCAGGCATTTTTGAAGGCTTTGGAAATGTGAAACAGGCTGATTGCTATTTTTTATATGTTATAGCTTCCCACCTTTTCATGGTTGCATCTTTTCTGTGTACCAGGTGTGGCAGCCGTGAATATGTGCTTCTCAGGTCTCTTGTGGGGATTTAACTGATAAAAGGCCTGGGATAGTGCATTCTGAATTCACCATCTCCTTTGCACAGAGACCACACTTCCCACAGGCTCCCAGAGGGATCTGAAATAAGCTCAATTCTGTGAGAAACAGTTTTCCTCTGATGAGTGACTTTAGCTCAAGGACTCCCCCTCAGCCTTGCAGACACTCTCTTAGGACTGCATCACAGTCCAaaacttccttccttctttttctccttcacagAGATTGGATCTGCACTGTAGTCTGAGGAATCTCCCAGGCACCTCTCAGTCCCATCCCACTTTCCCTCACAGGGATTGttcccaataaataaataaataaataaacaagtgaatgaattaatgaatgagtgagtgagtgagtaggtgagtgaatgaatgaatattttccCCAATAAATAAACAATCCCATTTTGCCTGTCAtcttaggaaatgaaaatatactaGGCTTGAAACTTTGCACTTAActcctttttccccctttctcaCATTCAGTTAGTAACCATGTCCCAGTGAGTTTTTGTGTAATGAATGCCTCCCCCAACATATAATAACTTTTCTTAGGTATTACTTAATACCATAAATTATGTctgaatggatcaaagatgtaaatgtaaaagctaaaattatagaaaaactcttagaagaaacagaatgaaagcttcatgacattTGATTTGACAGTGTTTTCCTGGCTATGAAaccaaagcacaggcaacaaaagaaaaaatggatataaactggacttcaccaaaattaaaaacttttgtgcatcaaggacactatcaacaaagtgaaaatacAACTCACggagtgggagaaaatacttgcaaatcatatatctgataagggattaatatccagaataaatAGAGaactacaactcaacaataaaaaaccaaaaataggcAAGGGACTtgaataggcacatgaaaaggtgctcagccTCACTTACTGTTAGGGAagtgcaaatccaaaccacaatgagataccacttcacacccacgaggatggcttttatattttaaaacccctagaaaacaacaagtgttggccaggatgtggaaaaattggaacttctgtgcattgctggtgggattgtaaaatggtgcagccacagtgGGAAGTGGCATAGCGGTTCATCAAACAAATTGAACCAAGAATTACCATTTAATCCACTTCTAGGTgtacacccaaaagaattgaaagcagggatttGACCAGATATATTTGTATGCCTATGttcacaacagcattattcacagcagcTAAAAGGAGGGAAAAACCCAAAAGTTCATGTTTAGATgaatgataaacaaaatgtgatatgtacacacaaaggaatatttctcagctttaaaaaaaagaatggaattcagttttgctacaacatggatgcaccttgaagacagtatgctaagtgaattaagccagacacaaaaggacaaataacatatgattccacttatatgatatacctagaatagtcaaattcatagagaaataagtagaatggtggttaccaagggttaaGGTAATGGATagagagttattgtttaatgggtagagaGTTTAGTATGGTaaggtgaaaaaattctggagataaatagtggtgatggttgtacaacaataTGAATATACTAATACCACTCAACGGTACACTTAAAAATTGTATAAATGATAAGTCTTATGTATATTTCACCATCTGAGAAAGTAgtaacagtaaaacaaaaaagaatctgTGTATGACCACATGGTAAATGCCAGATTTAGGATGAGAACTAAGCATATATGATTCAGAGGATGACCTCTTAACCATCTTAACATTCTATTTACTATAATGGTCTCTTGATTGATATCTGCCCACCGTGACTTCTACCTGTTTTGCACACCACTGATAGAGTAATCCTCCCAGGAAGACATAAGACAGGGCAAGGAGTCACATACATTTCACATCCAGCCTGATGGGGTCACTCCTGTTGACACTGACAGTGTTGGAGACCTCACAGTGATAATTCCCAGCATCCTCCCTCCTGACAGGGTCTATGGTGAGGGTCCTATTGTCCTGGAACAGCTTCATCCTTTCTGTGAGCTGCAGACTCTGGTTATTGAAGAACCACCGGATGGAGATTCCAGAATCATTGGTGACGCAGGTTAGATTCACGGTGTCCTCATGTTCTGTGACTGTGGTGTTTCTGACCCAGATGTAGGGCCTTGTCACCTGGTCTGTGGAGAAACAGAGGAGGTGACTGACTAGGATTGGGTCTCAGCCACTCACAGGGCCCCAGTGAGCTCTGCAAAGGTGCCGCACACAGTGGGCCTGACAGCTGCAGAGGACGAGTCTTTGTTTAGGCGATGATCTGTAAGGAGAGGGCTGGACCTCCTCCTCTCACCCTGGTCTGTCTGTACATCTCTGTAATATCAGCACCAAAAAAAAACTCTTCATAGCCCACATGGCCAGCAACCTCATCATCAGGTGGAATTTTTCACCCATTGGCTTTTGTGTGAGCGTTTCCTAGTGTTTTCTGTGACTTTAAGAAAGATCAGTCCCTCTCTAATATAGCACCTTTACATAGAAACGGAAGGCATTTCCTTCTTCTTAAGTACTTTGTTAGAGAATGAGAATGACCCAGCCAGTCTTCATGAATTTAGGACCTGGAAGTGTTCCAATCTAAAGTATTTCTCACTCTGAAGAGGACTTTAACTTCCTGGCCTATTGATTGAATATCACAGGAAATCTTAGAGAAGTTGTCAATTTTAGAAAAAGCTGGTATCCTTAGTCCTCTCCATAAATACATACTTTTGGCACTGCTTCTTCTGTCCCATGAAGTCTCCTATGCATCTACCTATTTTTCAAGTCTGCACTCTTCTCCTTTGGTATATCACATGTGCTGGTGTCCTATGTATAGAGCTGGTGACTTCACAGTCAGGACACAGCTCAGAGGAGTCTGCACTGAGGCTCGCTCTATTCCCATTTCCCTGCAGCCTGACCTGAGGGGGACTGTAGCACAATTGGTGGCACAATTTGGCCAGATTGAGGATAGGCCACCTTCCTACCTTCTTTCACACACACCTGTCCCCCAACAGATGGCATCAGAGTAGTCAGTCATAGGGTAAGCCAGAAGAGAAggaccttcttccttccctcactGTAAAGACAGCTCTACTACATGGGGCTTTCTGGGTCTGAGAGAACACTCTCTCCCCATTCCGGGTGGACCCAAGGTCTGCCAATAGAAATCAGAGACCTAGGGGAGGAAGGGTCTGCAGCAATTCCGTGGGAGGGTTCAGGAACAGACTGGAATTTTCATATGATGCAAGCAAGtgggaaataactttttccagGATCTTTTCTGAAAGACAGACCTCCAGAGCAGAGCTTAGTGCGGATGCTCCAGGGAGCCACTTACCAGAGACTTTGATAGTCTTGACTGTTGTCCTGTTAACTTCAGTGCCAGAGTTATGGGCGATGCACGTATAGGATCCACTATCATTCGCAGTGATGTTGGGAGTAAAGAGCTCCTGTGTGGATTGCTTGGGCCTCCCATTGATAAGCCAAGAGTACTGTGCAGGCGGGTTAGAGACTGCGTGGCAGGAGAGACTGAGGTTTTCCCCTGTACGGTAATGGGATTGTGAAGGGGAAATGGTGGGGGTGTCCGGGCCATCTGGAGCAAACAGAATAAAGGCACATGTGATGTATCAGAGGGAAGGGGAAGCTCCTAGTCTGTATAGGGGCCACAGTGTCCCTCTGAGCTGGGTCACAGCCTTGTTTAGAAAGTCCCAACCATAACCCCCTGTGTTCACTGAGCCTGAGTCTGAGACATTACCCTGTCTCTCCAGGCACAGGTTGTTGACCCCGAGCCTCTCAGGACAGGAGCATCCCCTCACCTCCTAGTCTTAGGTCAAGGCTGCAGAAGTCATGGCCAGCCTGGGTGTCCAGGGGTCAGAGCCATGTCCTTGAACCTGAGAGGGACTGGTGTGGCCTAGCCTGAGACAGAGTGGATTTGGGCTGcagcctggggcaggtggggacagaCGTTACTCACAGAGCACATTCAGGGTGAGCGGGTCACTGCGGCGGGCGCTCACTGGGTTCCGGGCTTCACACTCATAGGGTCCTGTGTCATTCCTCGTGACACCGAATACTGTGAGAGTCCTTTGGTCCTGGGACAGCTCCAGCCTGCTGCTGTTTGTGAGGTCCTGATTGTTTATTGACCACAGGTAGGTTGTGTTCTGAGTCTGAGGTTCACACGTTAACACTACAGGGTCCTTATTCTCCACGGGGTCGGACTCGTTGCTTTTTATGTAGGGTTTGGATAACTCCACTGTGCAGATAACAGAGAGAACATTGCCCTGTGTGGTGCCTTTGATAACTCCAAAGGCATATTCAATCAGTAGTGGCATCTTTCACCTTTCAGCCAACCTGAGT encodes:
- the LOC118918058 gene encoding carcinoembryonic antigen-related cell adhesion molecule 1; the encoded protein is PRKALRVPEAAQFRRRKEGRADTLGRQWSEWFRSRSSSHRGRHRPAVDTLAPPSAPAPRGLVPWQGLLLAVSLLTWNLPTTAQLTVESVPPNAVQGQDVLLLAHNPPESLLGYVWYKGDRVNFNSTIVSYVINTQAVTPGIAYSGRETIYPNGSLLFQNVTQEDTGYYTLQALHGSLLSTIAAVQLGVYLELSKPYIKSNESDPVENKDPVVLTCEPQTQNTTYLWSINNQDLTNSSRLELSQDQRTLTVFGVTRNDTGPYECEARNPVSARRSDPLTLNVLYGPDTPTISPSQSHYRTGENLSLSCHAVSNPPAQYSWLINGRPKQSTQELFTPNITANDSGSYTCIAHNSGTEVNRTTVKTIKVSDQVTRPYIWVRNTTVTEHEDTVNLTCVTNDSGISIRWFFNNQSLQLTERMKLFQDNRTLTIDPVRREDAGNYHCEVSNTVSVNRSDPIRLDVKYDATQQSSGLSAGAIAGIVIGVLAGVALIAALVYFLYIRKTGGTSDQRDLTEHKPSASNHSQGHSDNLHNKVDEIAYSSLNFRAQEARKETSATLSPKAKETVYSEVKRSSATYPPRYTADSFQASHPQP